In Lysobacter sp. FW306-1B-D06B, the sequence CGGCGCGCCGGCGACGCCGCACGCGTACTGGTCGGAGGCCTTGGCCAGCAGCATCAGCGTCATGTAGCCGCCGTTGGACCAGCCGTACACGCCGATGTGCGAATCCTCGACCCACGGCTGCGACTTCAGCCACTCCACGCCCTTGAGCTGGTCGGCCACTTCCACCGTGCCCTGCTTGCCGTACAGCGCGCCGCCGAAGTCCGCGCCACGGCGCGGCGTGCCGCGGTTGTCGAGCGAGAACACCGCATAGCCGTGCTGCGCGAGGTACTGGTTGAAGTCGGGCGCCCACGCGCGCTTGACCGTCTGCGACGCCGGACCGCCGTAGACCATCACGACCACGGGATAGCGCTTCTTCGGATCGAAGCCCGCCGGCTTGAGCAGGCTGTAGTGCAGCGTCGTCCTGCCGTCGGCGGCCTTGAGCGTGCCGAACTCGATCGGCTGCTGCGCGCCGGCGTACTTCGCGTAGGGATGCTGGGGATCCTTGAGGTCGTTCTTCAGCAGCGCGGCGATGCGGGTGCCGTCGTTGCGGAACAGTTCCAGCTGCGGCGGCGTGGTCGGGTTGGACCAGTTGTCGACGTACACGCTGGCATTGCCGGCGAAGCTGGCGCTGTGCGTGCCGTCGGCCTTCGACAGGCGCTGGATCGCGCCGCCCGCCAGCGGCACGCGGTAGACCTGCGAATCCAGCGGCGAATCCTTGCCCGCGGCGAAGTAGACGAAGCCGGCGGTTTCATCCACCGCGAGCACGCCGTCCACCGGCCAGTCGCCGGAGGTCAGCGCGGTGGCCTTGGCGCCGTCTTCGGACAGCACGTAGAGGTGTTCGTAACCGCTGCGCTCGCTGCCCCACAGGATGCGACCGTCCTGGAGGAAGCGCAGGTTGTCGTGCAGCGGCACCCAGGTGGTGCTGGTTTCGGTGGCGAGCACGCGCTGGCGGCCGCTTTGCAGGTTGGCTTCGACCAGCTCGAGCTTGTGCTGGTCGCGCGACTGACGCTGGTAGGTCAGGCGCTGCGGATCGCGCCAGTCCACGCGGGCGAGGTAGATGTCCGGGTTGGCGCCCAGGTCCACCCACATCGGCGCGGCACCGGCATTGGGCGCGATCACGCCGAGCTTGATCAGCACGTTGTGGTCGCCGGCCGCGGGGTAGCGCTGTTCGATCACGTCGGTGCGGTCGCGGTAGACCTCCTGGCGTTTGCGCACGGGCACCGGCGTTTCATCGATGCGGGCGAAGGCGAGGGCCGAATCGTCGGGCGCCCACCAGTAGCCGGTGTGGCGGCCCATTTCCTCGTCGGCGACGAACTCCGCCACGCCGTTGCCGATCACGTCGCTGCCGTCGTGGGTGAGCTGCGTCGCCGTGCCCGTGGCCAGGTCGATCACCCACAGGTTGCGCTCGCGCACGAAGCTGACGAAGCCGCCGCGTGGCGAGATCTTGGGATCGGTGGCGAAGCCCTCGCCGTGGGTGAGCTTGCGCACGCCGGCCTTGCCCGGCTTGGCCAGGTCGTACAGGTAGAGCTCGCCGCCCAGCGGGAACAGCAGCGACTTGCCGTCCGGCGCCCATTGGTAGTCGACGATGCCGCTCAGCCCGGCGATGCGCTGGCGCTCGCGGCGGGCCTTCTCTTCGTCGCTGAGCACTTCATCGCCCGGCAGGATGTCGTCGGCGTCCACCAGCTTCACGGTATTGCCGCTGGCGATGTCGTAGGCCCACAGGTCCAGGCGGTTCTTGTTGGTGTCCTTGCCGCGCAGGAAGCTCACGCGCGTGCCGTCCGGGGCCACCTTGGCCTTCATCAGGCTCGGGCCGGACAGCGGCGCATCGCCGGCGAGGGCTTCGAGGGTGAGCTTTTGCGGCGCGGGCGCGGACTGCGCGTGGGCCAGGGGCGACAGCGACGGGGTCATCGACATGGCGAGCAGGCAGGAGGCGGCGACGCCGCGGACGGTCAGGTTCTTCATGCGGGGTTGGACGGGGTTCCGAAGAGGATCTTGTGCATTTCCGGGGTCATTTCGCGCTTGGCACCGTACTTCTCGGCCAGTGCGTAGGCGCGCTTCACCGCCGGGCGTGCGGCGATGGCTTCGTGCCAGCGGCGCAGGTTGGCGAACGGCGTCAGATCCAGCGGCGCCTTGGTGTAGGGATTGATCCAGGGGTGGATCGCCATGTCGGCGATCGACAGCCTCCCGGCGGCGACGAACTCGCGCCCTTCCAGGCGGCGGTCGAGCACGCCCAGCAAGCGCAGCACTTCGCGCTGGTAGCGCTCCTTGGCGTAGGGCAGGTCTTCCGGCGCGTAGACGTGGAAGTGGCCGTACTGGCCGGTCATCGGGCCCAGGCCGCCCATCTGCCAGTGCAGCCACTGGCTGACCTCGGTGCGGCCGCGCAGGTCGGCGGGCACGAACTTGCCCGTCTTGTTGGCCAGGTAGGCCAGGATCGCGCCGGACTCGAACACGCTGATCGCCGGGCCGCCGTCGCCCGGCTCGCGGTCGACGATGGCGGGCATCTTGTTGTTGGGGGAAATCGTCAGGTAATCGGGCTTGAACTGGTCGCCGGCGCCGATGTCGACGGGGTGGATCGTGTACGGCAGGCCCGCTTCCTCCAGGAAGATCGTGATCTTGTGGCCGTTGGGCGTGGGCCAGTAGTGCAGGTCGATCATGGTGTCGGGCTCCGGTGGGCGGCGGCGGGGTCGCCCAGTGTAAGGGCGACCGCGCCCGGCGCCCGGAACGCCGAGCGCCAAGCCTGGAACGCCGAGCTCCGAACCCGGAGCGCCGAGCTGCGAGCCTGGAACGCCGAGCTCCGAACCCGGAGCGCCGAGCTTCGAGCCCGGAACGCCGAGCTCCGAACCCGGAGCACCGAGCTTCGAGCCCGGAACGCCGAGCTCCGAACCCGGAGCGCCGAGCTTCGAGCCCGGAACGCCGAGCTCCAAACCCGGAGCGCCGAGCTCCAAGCCCGGAGCTCCGGGCCCCGAACCTCGATCGCCCACTGACCCGCCCGGGCATGGCGACCGTCATCCGGGGCCGCTACCCTAGCCGGCCCCGATTTGAGCCGAGACGCCCCGCATGGCCGAGCGCCCGACTTCGCTGAACCCGCTGCCCGCCCTCATCTTCTCTTCGCGCTGGCTGCAGCTGCCGCTGTACCTGGGCCTGATCGCCGCGCAAGGCGTGTACGTGGTGCTGTTCGTCAAGGAGCTTTGGCACCTGATGTTGCACGCCACGGAATGGACCGAGCAGCAGATCATGCTGATGGTGCTCGGCCTGATCGACGTGGTGATGATCTCCAACCTGCTGGTGATGGTGATCGTCGGCGGCTACGAGACCTTCGTCTCGCGCCTGCGCCTGGAAGGTCATCCCGACCAGCCCGAGTGGCTGAGCCACGTCAACGCCAGCGTGCTGAAGGTGAAGCTGGCGATGGCGATCATCGGCATCTCCTCGATCCACCTGCTCAAGACCTTCATCGCCATCGGCAACCTCGGCGCCGCGGACAGCACCTACACCGCCG encodes:
- a CDS encoding S9 family peptidase yields the protein MSMTPSLSPLAHAQSAPAPQKLTLEALAGDAPLSGPSLMKAKVAPDGTRVSFLRGKDTNKNRLDLWAYDIASGNTVKLVDADDILPGDEVLSDEEKARRERQRIAGLSGIVDYQWAPDGKSLLFPLGGELYLYDLAKPGKAGVRKLTHGEGFATDPKISPRGGFVSFVRERNLWVIDLATGTATQLTHDGSDVIGNGVAEFVADEEMGRHTGYWWAPDDSALAFARIDETPVPVRKRQEVYRDRTDVIEQRYPAAGDHNVLIKLGVIAPNAGAAPMWVDLGANPDIYLARVDWRDPQRLTYQRQSRDQHKLELVEANLQSGRQRVLATETSTTWVPLHDNLRFLQDGRILWGSERSGYEHLYVLSEDGAKATALTSGDWPVDGVLAVDETAGFVYFAAGKDSPLDSQVYRVPLAGGAIQRLSKADGTHSASFAGNASVYVDNWSNPTTPPQLELFRNDGTRIAALLKNDLKDPQHPYAKYAGAQQPIEFGTLKAADGRTTLHYSLLKPAGFDPKKRYPVVVMVYGGPASQTVKRAWAPDFNQYLAQHGYAVFSLDNRGTPRRGADFGGALYGKQGTVEVADQLKGVEWLKSQPWVEDSHIGVYGWSNGGYMTLMLLAKASDQYACGVAGAPVTDWGLYDTHYTERYMGLPSANTDGYREARVLTHVDGLKSPLLVIHGMADDNVLLTHTTALAEAMNARGQAFELKTFPGAKHGFKGDDNLQRLRLTENFFARCLKP
- a CDS encoding glutathione S-transferase N-terminal domain-containing protein, producing MIDLHYWPTPNGHKITIFLEEAGLPYTIHPVDIGAGDQFKPDYLTISPNNKMPAIVDREPGDGGPAISVFESGAILAYLANKTGKFVPADLRGRTEVSQWLHWQMGGLGPMTGQYGHFHVYAPEDLPYAKERYQREVLRLLGVLDRRLEGREFVAAGRLSIADMAIHPWINPYTKAPLDLTPFANLRRWHEAIAARPAVKRAYALAEKYGAKREMTPEMHKILFGTPSNPA
- a CDS encoding TIGR00645 family protein, with amino-acid sequence MAERPTSLNPLPALIFSSRWLQLPLYLGLIAAQGVYVVLFVKELWHLMLHATEWTEQQIMLMVLGLIDVVMISNLLVMVIVGGYETFVSRLRLEGHPDQPEWLSHVNASVLKVKLAMAIIGISSIHLLKTFIAIGNLGAADSTYTADGVMWQTIIHCVFILSAIGIAYTDKLMAAASHKPHKDAHPAAR